One window of Parambassis ranga chromosome 3, fParRan2.1, whole genome shotgun sequence genomic DNA carries:
- the lgr4 gene encoding leucine-rich repeat-containing G-protein coupled receptor 4: protein MRVDLFWMCLWCFLRTGAAGQGQSTAVCSPSCSCDEDGGADCSGRGLTTVPAGLSTFTYYLDLSMNNITELPAYVFKNFPYLEELRLAGNDLSFIHPEAMSGLHQLKVLMLQNNQLKTVPSAAVKNLHSLQSLRLDANHITTVPDDSFEGLQQLRHLWLDDNNLTEVPISSLRHQANLQALTLALNRILSIPDNAFANLTSLVVLHLHNNRIKEIGDNCFAGLVNLETLDLNFNNLMVFPKAIEALPKLKELGFHSNDIASIPEGAFHNNPLLRTIHLYDNPLSFVGASAFQNLSDLHSLMLRGASMMQDFPILTGTNNLESLTLSGTKISSIPSDLCEDLKLLRTLDLSYNEIKQLPSLQGCVRLQEISFQHNHIQQIDRDTFQGLSALRLLDLSRNKIRLIHRDVFLTLTGLTNLDLSMNSLTVIPTSGLSTLSQLKLSGNPQMKNVLTAKNLPKLRSISVPYAYQCCAFVGCDSVATSDESDMKKSTGGEDVERISMIMHCSPSPGAFKPCDHLLTNWMIRLTVWFICLVSLVFNSLVLVATFSPLHRAAGHSHSMPPSLSPARLLMGLLALANLLTGVYVGVLSVLDLATWGSFAEFGVWWEMGPGCQITGALAVFSSEWSVLLLSLAAVERSVAVRMILGKVMSPRRNGSSHRGCLRGDRRFTLAAGLLGLLAAAGACLPLLTVSEQSSSSPLCLPFAGGESPALSVTVILVLLNALAYLFTAAVYTQLYCHLGRVELADPEQTGALRHVAWLIFTNCIFFCPVAAFSFAPLLTGSSAGGPEIAKSVTLIFFPLPACLNPVLYVFFSPAFREDWLRLRGRGLTREVKAGAESHRDDGVRGSELTNEGSSTHLGFDCGVYSQLCGETVVCEQCEAALRARTCSSPTSSTVCRHLVKSHSCPTLLAGAALCQRSEGFWADSSTPSAQSEYADEGDSFVSDSSDQVQACGRACFCQSRGLPLVHYSYNIPRVKD, encoded by the exons tgacCTGAGCATGAACAACATCACTGAGCTTCCAGCATATGTATTCAAGAACTTCCCCTATCTGGAAGAACT ACGACTTGCTGGGAATGACCTGTCGTTCATCCACCCTGAAGCCATGTCTGGACTGCATCAGCTCAAAGTCCT GATGCTTCAGAATAATCAGCTGAAGACTGTGCCAAGTGCAGCAGTAAAGAACCTTCACTCTCTCCAGTCTCT CCGCCTGGATGCAAACCACATTACAACAGTTCCAGATGACAGTTTCGAAGGCCTTCAGCAGCTACGCCACCTCTGGCTGGATGACAACAATCTGACGGAGGTCCCCATCAGTTCCCTAAGACACCAGGCGAACCTTCAGGCGTTGACGTTGGCACTCAACCGCATCCTGAGCATACCAGACAACGCCTTTGCAAACCTCACCAGCCTCGTTGTGCT gcATCTTCATAATAACCGAATAAAGGAGATAGGAGACAACTGTTTCGCTGGCCTTGTGAACCTAGAGACATT AGATCTTAACTTCAACAACTTGATGGTTTTTCCCAAAGCAATAGAAGCCCTGCCCAAACTGAAGGAACT CGGGTTTCACAGCAACGATATTGCTTCCATTCCTGAAGGGGCCTTCCATAACAACCCCCTGCTGAGAACCAT acatctttatgACAACCCTCTGTCGTTTGTGGGTGCTTCAGCTTTCCAgaatctgtctgacctgcactCACT GATGTTGCGTGGGGCCAGCATGATGCAGGACTTCCCAATCCTTACAGGGACTAACAACCTTGAGAGTCT GACTCTGTCAGGAACCAAAATATCATCTATACCCTCTGATCTCTGCGAGGATCTCAAGTTGCTTCGGACCCT AGATCTGTCCTACAATGAGATAAAGCAGTTACCGTCCCTCCAGGGCTGCGTCCGACTGCAGGAGAT AAGCTTTCAGCACAACCACATCCAACAGATCGACAGAGACACTTTCCAAGGACTCTCTGCTCTCCGTTTACT AGACCTGAGCAGGAATAAAATCCGCCTGATCCACAGAGATGTTTTCCTTACCCTCACTGGTCTCACCAACCT AGATCTGAGTATGAATTCTCTGACTGTGATTCCAACAAGTGGACTGAGCACTCTCAGTCAGCTGAAACTCTCAGGGAACCCACAGATGAAAAATGTGCTGACTGCAAAAAACCTACCTAAACTCAG GTCCATTTCAGTCCCGTATGCCTACCAGTGCTGTGCGTTTGTTGGATGTGACTCAGTGGCAACTTCTGATGAAAGTGACATGAAGAAATCCACAG GTGGTGAGGATGTGGAAAGAATCTCAATGATTATGCATTGCTCTCCCTCACCAG GAGCGTTTAAGCCTTGTGATCATCTCCTCACAAACTGGATGATTCGGCTCACAGTCTGGTTCATCTGCCTGGTCTCGCTGGTGTTTAACAGCTTGGTGCTGGTGGCCACCTTCTCCCCTTTACACCGTGCAGCCGGCCATTCCCACTCCatgcctccatctctctctccagccaGGCTGCTGATGGGGCTGCTGGCCCTTGCCAACCTGCTCACAGGCGTATATGTCGGCGTGCTGTCTGTGCTCGACCTGGCTACGTGGGGATCCTTCGCTGAGTTTGGGGTGTGGTGGGAAATGGGACCTGGCTGTCAGATCACAGGAGCTCTGGCTGTCTTCTCGTCTGAGTGGTCAGTCTTGCTGCTGTCGCTGGCAGCTGTGGAGCGCAGCGTGGCTGTGCGAATGATTCTTGGAAAAGTAATGTCACCCAGGAGAAATGGCAGCAGCCATCGTGGATGCTTAAGAGGAGATCGGCGATTCACCCTGGCAGCGGGACTTCTGgggctgctggctgctgccGGAGCCTGCCTGCCTCTCCTGACCGTCAGTGAGCAGTCCTCATCCTCCCCGCTCTGCCTGCCGTTTGCTGGCGGTgagagtccagctctgagtgtTACAGTCATTCTGGTGCTGCTCAACGCGCTAGCTTAcctgttcactgctgctgtgtacaCACAGCTGTACTGCCACCTAGGCAGGGTGGAGCTGGCAGATCCAGAGCAGACAGGTGCTCTGCGACATGTAGCCTGGCTCATTTTCACCAACTGCATCTTCTTCTGCCCTGTGGCAGCCTTCTCCTTCGCCCCTCTCTTGACTGGCTCATCGGCGGGTGGCCCGGAGATTGCGAAGTCTGTCACCCTCATTTTCTTCCCGCTGCCTGCGTGCCTGAACCCAGTGCTGTATGTGTTCTTCAGCCCGGCCTTCAGGGAGGACTGGTTAAGACTACGTGGCCGAGGTTTGACCAGGGAAGTAAAGGCTGGCGCTGAAAGTCACCGAGATGATGGTGTCAGAGGGTCGGAGCTCACAAACGAAGGTTCCTCCACCCACCTGGGCTTTGACTGCGGGGTGTACTCGCAGCTTTGTGGAGAGACAGTTgtatgtgagcagtgtgaagcAGCACTGCGTGCCAGGACCTGCTCTTCCCCCACATCCTCCACAGTCTGTAGACACTTGGTGAAGTCTCACAGCTGTCCCACCCTCCTGGCAGGAGCTGCCTTGTGTCAGCGCTCCGAAGGGTTTTGGGCAGACAGCAGCACACCGTCTGCTCAGTCCGAGTACGCCGACGAGGGGGACTCGTTTGTGTCAGACAGCTCGGACCAGGTTCAGGCCTGCGGCAGAGCCTGTTTCTGTCAGAGCAGAGGCCTTCCTCTTGTACACTACTCATACAACATACCTCGAGTCAAGGACTAA